In Acidobacteriota bacterium, one genomic interval encodes:
- a CDS encoding tetratricopeptide repeat protein — protein MIRALPAFLLAIAFPAAGTAAALAQGGAPDASRRVEAEYRSLLSRGAKAVSSEDYDTARELLERAVKLRPDSVPAHYQLGRALTGLKRLKPGAEQFELALKIEPKHQGALLGLASIDEGTGDFPGAERRYREALALGPNKAASRALASLLGRQGKGDEASAILQKLLAGDPTDFDTLFEQALAHAIQGDCAAAIPEFRRVVAAQPARVTALFQLGNCLSRTGHGDEAAEVLARFRKAAADEKARKEAEKKVHFALLEADSLAEGGKTEAAAAKVREALAADPGSASAHGFLGSLLIEMGRNGEALAELKRAAEIDPADGMALVEVGRLLALGGRGEEAIPYLKRAAAADTNAAEPHKFLAILYQQMGRAAEAEQEKAIYLKLARVP, from the coding sequence GTGATCCGCGCGCTCCCGGCGTTCCTCTTGGCGATCGCCTTTCCCGCGGCCGGCACCGCGGCGGCTCTCGCGCAGGGTGGGGCGCCGGACGCCTCGCGCCGCGTCGAGGCGGAGTACCGGTCGCTTCTCTCCCGGGGCGCGAAGGCGGTCTCATCGGAGGACTACGACACGGCCCGCGAGCTCCTCGAGCGCGCCGTGAAGCTCCGGCCCGACAGCGTTCCCGCGCACTATCAGCTCGGACGGGCGCTGACCGGGCTCAAGCGGCTCAAGCCCGGGGCGGAGCAGTTCGAGCTGGCCCTCAAGATCGAGCCGAAGCACCAGGGCGCCCTCCTCGGGCTCGCGTCGATCGACGAGGGGACGGGCGACTTCCCGGGGGCGGAGCGGCGCTACCGCGAGGCTCTCGCCCTCGGCCCCAACAAGGCGGCCTCCCGAGCGCTCGCCTCCCTTCTCGGCCGGCAGGGGAAAGGTGACGAGGCCTCGGCGATCCTCCAGAAGCTCCTCGCCGGCGATCCGACCGACTTCGACACTCTCTTCGAGCAGGCTCTCGCCCACGCGATCCAGGGGGACTGCGCCGCCGCGATCCCCGAGTTCCGCAGGGTCGTCGCGGCGCAGCCGGCGCGCGTGACGGCTCTCTTCCAGCTCGGGAACTGCCTCAGCCGGACGGGGCACGGCGACGAGGCGGCCGAGGTCCTCGCGCGATTCCGGAAGGCCGCCGCCGACGAGAAGGCGAGGAAGGAGGCCGAGAAGAAGGTCCACTTCGCGCTCCTCGAGGCCGACTCCCTCGCCGAGGGGGGGAAGACCGAGGCCGCGGCGGCGAAGGTGAGGGAGGCGCTCGCGGCCGATCCGGGCTCCGCCAGCGCGCACGGTTTTCTCGGAAGCCTCCTGATCGAGATGGGGAGGAACGGCGAGGCCCTCGCCGAGCTCAAGCGGGCCGCGGAGATCGATCCCGCGGACGGGATGGCGCTCGTCGAGGTCGGCCGCCTCCTCGCGCTCGGCGGGAGGGGGGAGGAGGCGATCCCGTACCTGAAGCGCGCCGCGGCGGCGGACACCAACGCCGCCGAGCCGCACAAGTTCCTCGCGATCCTCTACCAGCAGATGGGCCGGGCGGCGGAGGCGGAGCAGGAGAAGGCGATCTACCTCAAGCTCGCCCGCGTCCCCTGA
- a CDS encoding DUF3109 family protein — MSDAARRLASEIAARLALRVRAVASRVLRPTYGRASLERCDATCCKGGVALSLAERDTILAHREAVAAAMRESPRPGVRAKGHDWFTVRARRDADFVDGRSVDTRVASGGCVFLREDRLCAVHVASGRVAGHPYAIKPAYCILFPVCVEKGKVDVCRGSYTKKPDCCSPIRGGTRTPLALFEPVTKLLSTTPPRAPRKVRGRGRA, encoded by the coding sequence GTGAGCGACGCCGCCCGCAGGCTCGCCTCGGAGATCGCCGCCCGCCTCGCCCTTCGCGTGCGGGCCGTCGCGTCGCGCGTCCTGCGCCCGACGTACGGACGGGCCTCGCTCGAGCGCTGCGACGCGACGTGCTGCAAAGGGGGGGTCGCGCTCTCGCTCGCGGAACGGGACACGATCCTCGCCCACCGCGAGGCCGTCGCCGCCGCGATGAGGGAATCGCCGAGGCCGGGGGTCAGAGCGAAGGGACACGACTGGTTCACGGTGCGCGCGCGCCGCGATGCCGACTTCGTCGACGGACGCTCGGTCGACACGCGCGTCGCGTCGGGGGGGTGCGTCTTCCTGAGGGAAGACCGCCTCTGCGCCGTGCACGTCGCCTCGGGGCGCGTCGCGGGGCATCCCTACGCCATCAAGCCGGCGTACTGCATCCTCTTCCCGGTCTGCGTCGAAAAAGGGAAGGTGGACGTCTGCCGCGGCTCGTACACGAAGAAACCCGACTGCTGCTCCCCCATCCGCGGAGGCACGCGGACCCCCCTCGCGCTCTTCGAGCCCGTCACGAAGCTGCTCTCGACGACCCCTCCGCGCGCGCCGCGGAAGGTCAGGGGACGCGGGCGAGCTTGA